The Polluticoccus soli sequence TAATTTTTCTTTTACTGTTGAGTATGAGTCTGAAGTTGTCGATGACCATTCACTAACTATAAGAGCAAACATTCGATTACTAAAAGCTGCCTTGACCAATCTTATGGTCAATTGCATACGCTATAGCTCAGGCAATACGGCCAACATCATGATAGCTCCTCACAAAACTGATCTCGAGGTGCGATTTGCAAGCCATGGCCCGATAATCAGCGACAATGAACGACAGTATCTGTTTCGGCATTTCTTTCGCGGGCACAATAGCCAGGGCAAACCCGGCTTTGGCCTGGGCCTCGTGTTCGTCAATAGGATCATTGAATTGCATGGCGGTTCAGTTTCTTATCTGAATGATGGAACGAATGCTAATACTTTCACAATTACTCTACCCTTAATCTGATTTTTATTCGTTTTTATCTCTTTTTAAGGTGAATCAATGGTCATTTGTGTATTAGTCTACGATTAGTACATGAAATACAGATCAGCTGTTTTACTATTGTGTCTCCTGGTCTCAGGTTTTCGGGGAGTTGCTCAAGACACATTAACGATTACACTCCGCAAGGCCGACAGCCTTTTCTTCAACGAAAACTACTACCTGCTGGCATCGGCCATGAATATCCAGGTAAAAAATGCCGAAGTATTACAAGCCAAGCTGTATCCCAATCCAACTGCTACAGCTGAGTTCAATGCCTATGATCCGGAAAATCACCAAGCATTTCATGTAGGACAAACCGGGGAAAAGATATTCCAGTTTGAACAGCTCATAATACTCGGAGGCAAACGCAAGTCGGAAATAGAAATGGCAAAGATGAACGCCGACATAGCGGCACTGGAGTTTCAAGATCTTGTGCGCCAGCTGAAATATCGCCTTCACAAAAGCTTGTTTGCAATAGGCCAGCAGCAAATACTACTGAACAAATATAGCAGGCAGCTCGCTCTACTCGATACGATACTGGCTAGTTACGAAATACAAGTACACAAAGGCAATATGCCACTCAAAGACCTCGTCCGGCTAAAAGGTGGCTACCTGAACCTAAATAACGATCGCGCCGCACTTCTGAAAGAATACTTTGATGAACAAACAGAGGTGCAGACGTTGCTACGCACCACTGCGGTTGTTGCATTCAGATTTACTGACGAAGACATAACGAATTATATCAAACAAAAAGGCCTGGAAGACCTGAAGACCGAAGCGCTCTCAAGTCATCCCGATCTGTTGATCATGGAACAGGACAAAACACTTGCCGACAGATACTGGCGATACCAGAAACAACTGGTTGTGCCGGATGTCAATCTTTATTCATCCTACGATCAGCGCGGCGGTGCATTTGCCAACCAGGTAAATGCAGGCTTATCCATCGACCTGCCGCTATGGAACAGGAACCAGGGAAATATCAGGGCCGCAAGCTACCAGGCGAAACAAGCTGATTACTCGCTAAAAGCAAAACAGCAGGAAGTACTTACCAACCTGCAAAACAGCTACGCCCTGTACACACACACGGTGCAGGAATATCAAAAGCTCATAGGTATGTATAACCAGGATTTCGAGATCACACTAAAAGGAATGACAGAAAATTTCCAGAAAAGAAATATTTCGCTGATCGAGTTTGTTGATTTCTTCGAATCCTACAACCTGGCAGTGGCCGAACAGGCGCGTATCAAAACCCAACTGGTTTCATCTGCCGAGCAACTCAACCTTTCTATAGGTAAAGATATCTATTGATTCACAATTCTAATGTCCGCAAAAAAATGCATATCACACGAAATCCCATCTTCAAAAGGCTAATTGTTGTTGCAATCCCGGTATTCCTACTGGTTGCCTGTCGAAGCAAAAAGACCGTTGAAGAATCGAGCGCATTCACGTTAAGTGACACCATGATGGCCAAGTGCGACTTCTATAAAGCCACAATGGAACCTGTGAAGAATGAAATACGCCTGTTTGGTAAAATATCGGCCGATAACAACAAACTGGCACAAGTGTACCCCGTAGTAGGCGGCGTCGTTACCAATATCAATGTAGAGCTGGGCGACTACGTAAGGCAGGGACAAATATTAGCGACTATACGTAGTACGGAGATAGCCCAGTTTCAGAAAGAACGCCTGGATGCTATGAATGATGTTGCAGTGTCAGAAAAAAACCTGCAAGTGGCAAAAGACTTGTTTGCAGGCAAACTGAATTCTGAAAAAGATGTGATAGCCGCTCAAAAAGAACTGCAGAAAACAAAGGCAGAACTAAATAGAGTGAACGAGGTGTATAAGATATACAACCTTAAAAGCGGTTCTATATACAATGTAGTGGCGCCGATCAGCGGTTTCGTCGTGACGAAAAAAATAAACCAGAACGAGCAGATACGCTCCGACAACAATGAGCCACTGTTTTCTATTGCAGAAATAAATGAGGTATGGGCGCTAGCCAATGTAAACGAAAGCGATATTTCCAGGATACAAGAGGGATATAACGCCGAAGTAAAAACGATCGCTTTTCCTGACAAAGCTTATTACGGGAAAATAGATAAGATATTCAACGCCATAGACCCGGAAACACGCTCTATGAAAGTGCTGGTAAAAATACCCAATGCCGACTTCAAACTAAAGCCTGAGATGAACTGCACCGTAGCAGTACGCTATATCGAAGATCACCAATTGGTAGCAGTGCCAGCATCTGCAATTGTGTTTGACAAGAGCAAATACTGGATAATGGTATTTAAAGACAGGCACAATATTGAAACACGCAAAGTAGACGTCTACAGGCAGGTCGGAGACATTTCATATATCAAAAGCGGTATTAACGCCGGCGAGACGGTTATTTCTAAAAATGGATTGCTTGTATACGATGCGCTAAACGACTAAGTCTTTTTATGAACAGGTTCATTAAGAATATCATTTCTTTCTCTCTGAAGAATAGGTTTTTCACTTTCTTCTGGGTAGCGATACTAGTCATTGCCGGCATTGTAAGCTTTATAAAGATCCCTATCGAGGCTTTCCCCGACGTTACTAATACCCAGATCATCATAGTAACAGAATGGAATGGCCGAAGTGCCGAGGAGGTAGAGCGTTTCGTAACATCCCCCATAGAAATAGCGATGAACAGCGTGCAACGTAAAACAAACGTGCGCAGCATCACTATGTTTGGCTTGTCAGTTATCAAGGTGATATTTGACGATG is a genomic window containing:
- a CDS encoding TolC family protein; translated protein: MKYRSAVLLLCLLVSGFRGVAQDTLTITLRKADSLFFNENYYLLASAMNIQVKNAEVLQAKLYPNPTATAEFNAYDPENHQAFHVGQTGEKIFQFEQLIILGGKRKSEIEMAKMNADIAALEFQDLVRQLKYRLHKSLFAIGQQQILLNKYSRQLALLDTILASYEIQVHKGNMPLKDLVRLKGGYLNLNNDRAALLKEYFDEQTEVQTLLRTTAVVAFRFTDEDITNYIKQKGLEDLKTEALSSHPDLLIMEQDKTLADRYWRYQKQLVVPDVNLYSSYDQRGGAFANQVNAGLSIDLPLWNRNQGNIRAASYQAKQADYSLKAKQQEVLTNLQNSYALYTHTVQEYQKLIGMYNQDFEITLKGMTENFQKRNISLIEFVDFFESYNLAVAEQARIKTQLVSSAEQLNLSIGKDIY
- a CDS encoding efflux RND transporter periplasmic adaptor subunit; this encodes MHITRNPIFKRLIVVAIPVFLLVACRSKKTVEESSAFTLSDTMMAKCDFYKATMEPVKNEIRLFGKISADNNKLAQVYPVVGGVVTNINVELGDYVRQGQILATIRSTEIAQFQKERLDAMNDVAVSEKNLQVAKDLFAGKLNSEKDVIAAQKELQKTKAELNRVNEVYKIYNLKSGSIYNVVAPISGFVVTKKINQNEQIRSDNNEPLFSIAEINEVWALANVNESDISRIQEGYNAEVKTIAFPDKAYYGKIDKIFNAIDPETRSMKVLVKIPNADFKLKPEMNCTVAVRYIEDHQLVAVPASAIVFDKSKYWIMVFKDRHNIETRKVDVYRQVGDISYIKSGINAGETVISKNGLLVYDALND